atcagggGACACTGCGCTCCAGTATCAACTAAGGTGTcgcatttttgtggctctgatgtgccaggccatcggaTCTACACTGACCAAAGATCCGGTTTTCCCGTGCCTCTCCTTGGCtcgaggcagggcccctctagctctggttatcctttcttccctgaGCATTCATACTAGAGGtaccttcaaggggatctgacagatcatacccgGTAGCTCGGTCACGGGAGGCTGAGGCTACCTTCACCTTACTGTAATCCTCTCAGTTAGTGTTTCCCTCCTTGAGTTGACACACccatgctgccaggacagaagtgaGTTGATGTACTTCAGACCTGATTAGCATAAAAAATTTGATAATCAGAATGCCTTGGCAAGAACAAACAGAGCTTTGAAGACTGCAAGAAGACTGAATCAAAAAAGAAGATTGAATCGACTTCTATTAGCAAGAGATGTGTCAAAATGGATGTTTGTTTGTGATGATTAACCCAGTTATTGTAGAAAAAATTACTAGTCTTCCTAGAATTTGTATAAGCATATGTAGTCCATGTGAAAAAcacgttcactctcctgtgaaaatgtaaaaagtttaataaaggacaataggagacaaggaccatggagcaaaggttatttatggctgggtgcatcttggcactcagccaagaccACCCTGTTACCTTCAGGGAtcccccttaaataccttttcccttacatcagcctgttgcatattcatagccacttatgcatatccataaacgagtttacattttccaggagctattttacatggcccctctttgggtctgccttttcagagcatgcgtgttccttggctggggtttggctccttctctttatcCCTTCCAGTTCGGGCCTTGGTCCGcactgccttcagacggtgagtgctgatggttggcagatctgtacaggtgtgctcatcctgtgttcattggatgttatcccatccaagcaggcattttaacacaagcatacttcCATCAGCTATTGCACTACTGTGTCTAAGCCTAATTaataacaaaatttaaaactatatatttggaagaaagttactttaacatcacatatataaaatccattttaatatttgcgaaaagccaatattataatatatatctaGAACacttctctcctgcaagtaaGGGCTGACACAGCTCGGCTTCTTCAACCTGGGCAAGAGACTTAGACTTGACCcaactgtggccttccagtacctgagggcaagctacaagaaagatggacaGGGACTTTGTACAAGGGCAGGCAAgaacaggacaagggagaatggatcCAGGTGGAAAGAGAGTCGGTTTAGGTaaggaattcagaaaaaagtctctcctggaacaggttgcccagagaaggtgtggctgtcccgtccctgacagtgttcaaggccaggctgcatggAGCTCTAGACAAGCCGGGCTAGTGCAAGGggtccccagccacagcaggggggTTGCAGCCGTGTGATTTTTCagatcctttccaaaccaaaccatgccACGACTCCACGATTCTGGGATActtcccctcctcatcctctggcagAAAAAGGATCTTGGCCCCAAGTTCCACATTGCAGACCATGTCTTTTGGCAGCCTGCAACTGTCTCAACAGAGGATGAAAAGAGATGACATTACTGATACGATTTCCCTTTTCTACTCGAAAATTAAATGCTCCACTCCTGTCCACTCTTGCAAAAGTGTCTGAAGAGGCAATTCTTCCCCATGAAATGCTTCgtctcagccaaagaagaaagaagccaCAAGCCAACACGCTTCTTTATTGCTACATTGTTTGATTTGGTTACTTCTCGAATAGGAAttactttggggttttatttgttagtTTCTCTCTTTCGTTCCGCGGGGCGCGCGGCAGCTCCTCCGTTGGGTTCGCGGAGGCAACGGAAGAACGTTCGCGAGCTCCGGCGGttccgcagcagcagcagcagcagcagcagcgcttcTCTCGATCAGTTTTCCGCTCGACTTTCCACTTGCTCCCcatccccttctccctctcacacTCACTCTattcccgtcccgtcccgtccgtgttctgcctctcccagcccggctcatGCCGCGTCCCGCACGGCGCcgctcggcggggccgcccagtgcccggccctgcccgtCCCGCCGTGGAGCCGCCTCGGCCGGGCTCTCTCCGACCTGGCTGTGGCACTTCTGGAAGTGCCTCTTGCTCTGGTGCTGGCGGAGCAGGGCGGTCTTTTGGCTCCGCCTGGCGCGGGCTCTGggctggccctggctggggccCCGGCCCCGAACCAAGCCCCTCCCGCGGTTCCACCCGCagccgccccgctgccgccccgcgcccgccccggccccgacagcaTCGCAGGCAGCTTCCCCgctccgagctccgccgctgCTCGGCtcggccgccggccccgagccgccgcagCCCGGGGCGGCTCGTCAAGCAGCAGCGCGCCGGGCGGTCGGGTTCCCGGGGCAGAAGAGCGGGAGCGCGGTGCCGCCCGCACGGGCGGAGAagcctgccctggagcagctctaccGGGAGGGCCCGCTGCTGGGGAGCGGCGGCTGCGGCAGCGTTTACTCCGGGACCCGGCTCGCCGACGGCGCCCCGGTAAGAGACGGGGCCGGagcggagggggcggcgggcggcgagTGGCGGGCGGAGAGCGGAGAGCTCAGCCCGGCGCTCgccttggcttgcaggtggccatcaagcgAGTGCGCCGCGATCGCATCTCGGAGTGGGCGcggctggtgagtgagcggggccagtgggagaagccggcggggcgtgccgggcggggctgaggcgaggcccggcagggtggcaGCCGGAACGCTGCGAGGGCAGCGAGCGGGGAGTGAGCGGGGGCCGCGCAGTGTCCCGGACCGGGCAATGGCCAGCGGCgctggggccgggcagggggtgCCCAAGGCGCGGCGCAGCATCGGCCCCGCTGAGGGCATCGCGGTCCCCCCGCAGCACAACGGCGCCCttgtgcccatggagctggcGCTGCTGTGGATGGTGTCGTGCCCTGGCTTCCGCGGCGTCGTGCGGCTCCTGGACTGGTTCGAGCTGCCTGACGGCTTCGCGCTGGTCATGGAGCGTCCGCAGTGCTGTCAGGACCTCTGGGACTTCCTGGCCGAGCAGGGGTTCCTGACGGAGCCCatggcgcgggggctgttccgccaggtgctggaggccgtgcggcactgcaccagccgCGGCGTCCTGCACCGCGACGTCAAGGCCGAGAACGTCCTCGTCGACCTGGCCACGGGCGAGGCCAAGCTCATCGACTTCGGCTGCGGCACGATCCTCCAGGACACGTTCTACACCCGGATTTCAGGTGAGCCCAAAGCCGGGGCCCAGCCGGGCAGCggaggttcccccctttgctggcagagggggaagagggagggaaggagaaagggcAGGAGGGGGAATCCTTCTTCAGCCGGCTGCAGCCAAGTTGCTTTTcggcggggcaggggctggctgttgtgggacaggagctggctgggagggagggagggagggacggaGCAGCATGGGCCTGATGAGCTGCGCCCGTGTCCCATAGGAACGCCGGAGTACTGCCCACCGGAGTGGATCCTCTTTGGCTGCTACCATGGCCAGCCAGccaccatctggtccctgggcatcctgctttATGACCTGGTCTGCGGGGACCTTCCTTTCCACACAAACAAGGACATCGTCCGGGGCCAGCTCTTCTTCCTGCCCCGGGTGTCTCAAGGTGGGCATGCGCCTTCAAGGCTCGGGAGGAAGAGCGGGGTTGGGAgggggcagctggcacagaagcGTCCCGCTCCAGCAGCTAGTGAGGAGGTTGATCTCCTGGGTtagctggaggaggtggcacgtgtgcctctgggctgctctcctccGGAAGGGAGGATCGATGGGAAGCTTTTGGCTGCAGCTCCGAGCACTCCTAGTGTGGCCTGGGCACCGTGGAATGTGGGAGAGCACGGACAGGAGCCTTGTCCCACTGAGCGGCGGTTTGTGGTTTCTCTGCAGAGTGCCAGCACCTCATCAGGTGGTGTTTATCCATGGAACCCGCAGACAGGCCATCACTGGAAGACCTTTTTGAGCATTcttggctgcaggagccctgcctggcccaggagacagcagagatccatccctctgctcagtaGGATCCAGGAGCCCAGCAAGTACCCGCTGCACGCGTCTCGTGGCACTCCAAGAAAACCCCGGAGCACTTCCCTGCGGCCGCGGCCCGGAGGAGAGAGCACAGCCGAGGAGATGCTTCCGCTGGTCCCCGGCGAGTTGTGGAGGGAGCGGCTCAGTGCTCCCCGTCCCATTGGAGAAGGGGTGGCAGTGCGGTGAAGGTGCCACGGACTGGAACAGGGGAAACATCCCCCTGCAGCTCAATGGCATCGAGATGAGCCCGCAAGCCGAGGCACAGCTGGCGTGTTCTTCTGGAGCACCACGTGGAGCTGGGAACCCCATCCTCGAGCTGGCCGCTGGCGGGGCAAAGCCGAGTGGCTTTGGCTGCGGCCCCTTCCTGGAGGACACGCTCTGCGCCCCGATGAAATCAAGATGAGTCCCCAGCCGGCGCAGGGGCGGGGGATGCTCGTGCTTCCAGGCATGGCAGGGCTCGGGCTGGCCACGCGCCGCAGGTTCCCCGCTCGGCGGCCCTggggaatattaatttttcccccGGCCGCCAAGCTGCTTTTTggtgggacaggggatgggTGTTGTGGAAGAGGAGCCGGCTCCTGGCCTTGctgacagcttctgccagccagcctggcatgggctggggcgggggcagccagcctgacaaagcaTCCATCCATGTGGATGGGGGCAGCAGAGGGGGACGGGTTCTGAAGCTGTGCCCCAGCTGATCTGATTTGCAGGCCCTTGAGGAAGGGGTGCGTTTAAGGGCGggaaaggtggggttttttcccaccCATGGACAGGTTTAATTCTCACATGGAGTGGTCAGACCCTCCTCAGGCCCGTGAAACGGTGACAGGCTTTGTAGCTTCTTCTTGTTTCCAGGTCTTGTTTAGAATTGATTTCATgcatttgttctttgttttcccaggaaGATTACACCTGGTGCCCGGACCGGACGGGGAAGCGCCTGCACCGTCCCTGGAGCACCTCCAGTGCCAGCGCTACCCCAGGGGCCATGGTCTGCGGGGACATCCCCTTCAAGAAGGACGAGGACCTCATGCGGAATCggctcctctcctggcagcaggtctccagagGTGGGCACCCGgctccacagctgggctggcagaaggGCTTCGGGCAGAGGGCAGCGGGCACACGGGCATCCTGCCCttacagctgctgaggaggctgctgtgctgtgcttaagCAGAGGAGGTGGAACATGGCTTGCCACGCTGCCCTTCTCTCCAAACAGAGAATGGCTCGGGAGGtttgggctctgagcacagccagcagcctggccctggcccaggccatggtgggacagggggacaggagccttctgtGACTGACCGTGGCTCTCTGGTTTCTCTCCgcaggctgccagcacctcATGCCATGGAAACGGCTCCGCTCGGCCTGCCAgtctgggagggctggagggcGGCGGGTGCTCGTttgctgtcaaaaataaattgttttttt
Above is a genomic segment from Anomalospiza imberbis isolate Cuckoo-Finch-1a 21T00152 chromosome 34, ASM3175350v1, whole genome shotgun sequence containing:
- the LOC137464003 gene encoding LOW QUALITY PROTEIN: serine/threonine-protein kinase pim-2-like (The sequence of the model RefSeq protein was modified relative to this genomic sequence to represent the inferred CDS: deleted 1 base in 1 codon); translated protein: MPRPARRRSAGPPSARPCPSRRGAASAGLSPTWLWHFWKCLLLWCWRSRAVFWLRLARALGWPWLGPRPRTKPLPRFHPQPPRCRPAPAPAPTASQAASPLRAPPLLGSAAGPEPPQPGAARQAAARRAVGFPGQKSGSAVPPARAEKPALEQLYREGPLLGSGGCGSVYSGTRLADGAPVAIKRVRRDRISEWARLHNGALVPMELALLWMVSCPGFRGVVRLLDWFELPDGFALVMERPQCCQDLWDFLAEQGFLTEPMARGLFRQVLEAVRHCTSRGVLHRDVKAENVLVDLATGEAKLIDFGCGTILQDTFYTRISGTPEYCPPEWILFGCYHGQPATIWSLGILLYDLVCGDLPFHTNKDIVRGQLFFLPRVSQECQHLIRWCLSMEPADRPSLEDLFEHSWLQEPCLAQETAEIHPLLSRIQEPSKYPLHASRGTPRKPRSTSLRPRPGGESTAEEMLPLVPGELWRERLSAPRPIGEGVAEDYTWCPDRTGKRLHRPWSTSSASATPGAMVCGDIPFKKDEDLMRNRLLSWQQVSRGFTSSLSSEELSEEKTLPGLLQHRCACVRAAPEEQLRKF